A single window of Streptomyces aquilus DNA harbors:
- a CDS encoding ABC transporter permease: MSTASATTPAGAPRRLLAVAVLVPLLAALALWAFAWPAARTAPRDLPLGVAGPAAATAQVEQQLARHKGAFEIHHYADEAAARDAIENRTVYGAVVVTAQGPELLTASAASPVVAQLLQQAVAQPAAANGTQVRTVDVVAAPAKDPRGAALNASVLPLALAGIAAGAAVTSVGLRGTRAAVALVGASALAGMAAAGITDSWLGVVTGNWWAEAGVFGLATLAVSSAVAGLAALLGTAGIGIASGVIMLFGNPFSAAPSAPQLLPEPAGAIGQWLPPGASATLLRSVAYFDGAAATGPVLTLTWWAALGLGAVLLGNALKGRKKSAPSAAERELVPAG, from the coding sequence ATGTCCACCGCTTCCGCTACGACACCCGCCGGCGCCCCCCGCCGCCTCCTGGCGGTCGCCGTCCTCGTCCCGCTCCTCGCGGCGCTCGCCCTGTGGGCCTTCGCCTGGCCCGCCGCCCGCACCGCGCCCCGCGACCTGCCGCTCGGCGTCGCCGGTCCGGCCGCCGCGACCGCCCAGGTCGAGCAGCAACTGGCGCGACACAAGGGCGCGTTCGAGATCCACCACTACGCGGACGAGGCCGCCGCCCGGGACGCCATCGAGAACCGGACCGTGTACGGGGCGGTCGTCGTCACCGCCCAGGGTCCCGAGCTGCTGACCGCGTCGGCCGCGAGCCCGGTGGTGGCGCAGTTGCTCCAGCAGGCCGTGGCCCAGCCGGCGGCGGCCAACGGCACCCAGGTCAGGACGGTCGACGTCGTGGCGGCGCCCGCGAAGGACCCGCGCGGCGCGGCCCTGAACGCCAGCGTGCTGCCGCTGGCCCTGGCCGGGATCGCCGCGGGGGCGGCGGTGACGTCGGTCGGACTGCGCGGGACGCGTGCCGCGGTAGCCCTGGTCGGCGCCTCGGCCCTGGCGGGCATGGCCGCCGCCGGGATCACGGACAGCTGGCTCGGTGTCGTCACCGGCAACTGGTGGGCGGAGGCGGGGGTGTTCGGGCTCGCGACGCTCGCGGTGAGCAGTGCCGTCGCCGGTCTCGCCGCACTTCTGGGCACCGCCGGGATCGGGATCGCGTCCGGCGTGATCATGCTCTTCGGCAACCCCTTCTCGGCGGCCCCCTCGGCGCCGCAGCTGCTGCCCGAGCCGGCCGGCGCGATCGGCCAGTGGCTGCCGCCGGGCGCGAGCGCGACCCTGCTGAGGTCGGTGGCGTACTTCGACGGCGCCGCGGCGACCGGCCCCGTCCTCACCCTGACCTGGTGGGCCGCGCTCGGTCTGGGTGCCGTCCTGCTGGGGAACGCGCTCAAGGGGCGCAAGAAGAGCGCCCCGTCCGCGGCCGAACGGGAGCTGGTGCCCGCCGGCTGA
- a CDS encoding C40 family peptidase, translating to MSALNRVPSLMARAGTASALTIAAVGGSIVVPGVASDAEAATPATKALQVAASKKGSPYKWGAAGPHRFDCSGLTLYSYKKAGKKLPRTAAQQYNKTRHISAGSRKAGDLVFFHSGSNVYHVGIYAGKGKIWHSPKSGEVVKLQKIWTKSVWYGRVK from the coding sequence ATGTCTGCGCTCAATCGTGTCCCGTCGCTGATGGCCCGAGCCGGTACCGCCTCGGCCCTCACCATCGCCGCAGTGGGCGGCTCCATCGTGGTCCCGGGCGTCGCCTCCGACGCCGAGGCCGCGACACCGGCGACGAAGGCACTCCAGGTCGCGGCTTCCAAGAAGGGCTCCCCCTACAAGTGGGGCGCCGCGGGGCCGCACAGGTTCGACTGCTCCGGGCTCACGCTGTACTCGTACAAGAAGGCGGGCAAGAAACTGCCCCGCACGGCGGCCCAGCAGTACAACAAGACCCGCCACATCTCGGCCGGCAGCCGCAAGGCCGGCGACCTCGTGTTCTTCCACTCGGGGTCGAACGTGTACCACGTCGGGATCTATGCGGGGAAGGGGAAGATCTGGCACTCCCCGAAGAGCGGGGAGGTCGTGAAGCTCCAGAAGATCTGGACGAAGAGCGTCTGGTACGGCCGGGTCAAGTGA
- a CDS encoding helix-turn-helix domain-containing protein, whose product MQHGPAVRRRKLGAELRALRTGAGLTSGEAARLAGWHQSKVSRIETGASGVKPADVRLLLDVYAVQDSQLRELLLMLAGSDEGGGRHHWWHAYRGVLPPTYRDFISLESQATAMRTLEISVVPGLLQTPEYARAVTRAAVGGLDGETDDRLDALVEVRLARQDVLRADPPLELAAVLDEGVLRREIGGPEVMARQLRRLVEAARLPQVRLQVLPFAAGAHIGITGPFVIFSFSRTSDLDVVVLDHLTSSLYLERKEDLRAYTEAFNTLKIHALSPEDSLDYIAAIGDGA is encoded by the coding sequence ATGCAGCACGGTCCCGCGGTACGCCGCCGGAAACTGGGCGCCGAATTGCGTGCGTTGCGCACCGGTGCGGGGCTCACCAGTGGTGAGGCGGCCCGGCTGGCGGGCTGGCACCAGTCCAAGGTGAGCCGGATCGAGACCGGCGCCAGCGGGGTGAAACCGGCCGATGTGCGGTTACTCCTGGATGTCTACGCGGTCCAGGACAGCCAACTCAGGGAGTTGCTCCTGATGTTGGCGGGGTCCGACGAGGGCGGCGGACGCCACCACTGGTGGCACGCCTATCGCGGGGTGCTGCCCCCGACGTACCGGGACTTCATCAGCCTGGAGTCGCAGGCGACCGCGATGCGTACGTTGGAGATCTCCGTCGTCCCCGGGCTGTTGCAGACGCCCGAGTACGCCCGTGCGGTCACCCGGGCCGCGGTCGGTGGCCTCGACGGCGAGACCGACGACAGGCTCGACGCGCTGGTCGAGGTGCGGCTGGCCCGGCAGGACGTGCTGCGGGCCGACCCGCCGCTGGAACTCGCCGCGGTGCTGGACGAGGGGGTGCTGCGCCGGGAGATCGGCGGACCCGAGGTGATGGCCCGGCAGTTGCGGCGGCTCGTCGAGGCGGCCCGGCTCCCCCAAGTCAGACTTCAGGTGCTGCCGTTCGCGGCGGGAGCACACATCGGCATCACCGGCCCTTTCGTAATCTTCTCATTTTCGCGCACTTCTGATCTGGACGTGGTTGTTCTCGACCACTTGACGAGTAGCCTCTACCTCGAGCGGAAAGAAGACCTCCGGGCCTACACCGAGGCCTTCAACACCCTCAAGATCCACGCCCTTTCGCCCGAGGACTCGTTGGATTACATCGCCGCGATAGGTGACGGCGCGTAA
- a CDS encoding ATP-binding protein, protein MADHLEASVTLPSDPASVSAARAYVLSTLSEWGLPADTEAAETIRLIVSELATNAVQHTFGQSPTFTVDIQLDRDEQLRIGVTDSHPRFPKRLPAAVQQDNGRGMVIIRWLTAECGGKLRVRPTREGGKTVSIELPWTVPAQPVSAAGQQEP, encoded by the coding sequence ATGGCAGACCATCTGGAAGCATCCGTCACTCTGCCGAGCGATCCCGCCTCGGTCTCCGCGGCCCGCGCCTACGTCCTGAGCACCCTCTCGGAGTGGGGCCTGCCGGCGGACACGGAGGCGGCGGAGACGATCCGGCTCATCGTCTCCGAACTCGCCACCAACGCGGTACAGCACACCTTCGGTCAGTCACCCACCTTCACGGTGGACATCCAGCTCGACCGCGACGAGCAACTGCGCATCGGAGTCACCGACAGCCACCCCCGCTTCCCCAAACGGCTCCCGGCCGCTGTCCAGCAGGACAACGGCCGAGGCATGGTGATCATTCGCTGGCTGACCGCGGAGTGCGGCGGCAAGCTGAGAGTCCGCCCCACCCGCGAGGGCGGCAAGACGGTCTCCATCGAACTCCCGTGGACGGTACCGGCGCAGCCGGTGTCGGCGGCGGGTCAGCAGGAGCCCTGA
- the bioB gene encoding biotin synthase BioB, which produces MDLLNTLVDKGLRRELPTRDEALAILATSDDDLLDVVAAAGKVRRHWFGRRVKLNYLVNLKSGLCPEDCSYCSQRLGSEAGILKYTWLKPDEASKAAAAGLAGGAKRVCLVASGRGPTDRDVDRVAGTIKAIKDQNENVEVCACLGLLSDGQAERLREAGADAYNHNLNTSEATYGDITTTHTYADRVDTVQKAHAAGLSACSGLIAGMGESDEDLVDVVFSLRELDPDSVPVNFLIPFEGTPLAKEWNLTPQRCLRILAMVRFVCPDAEVRIAGGREVHLRTMQPLALNIANSIFLGDYLTSEGQAGKADLEMIADAGFEVEGAGEVTLPQHRADVAAAAGGCGSHAEAGCGSHAEAGCGTGCGSVCGSPEPAAVPEVNEPRTDLVAVRRRGAGTDLAPNA; this is translated from the coding sequence ATGGACCTGCTGAACACGCTGGTGGACAAGGGGCTTCGGCGCGAGCTGCCGACCCGCGACGAGGCGCTCGCCATCCTCGCCACTTCCGACGACGACCTGCTCGACGTGGTGGCCGCGGCCGGAAAGGTGCGCCGGCACTGGTTCGGCCGACGCGTGAAACTGAACTACCTCGTCAACCTCAAGTCCGGCTTGTGCCCCGAGGACTGCTCCTACTGCTCGCAGCGGCTCGGCTCCGAGGCCGGGATCCTGAAGTACACCTGGCTCAAGCCCGACGAGGCCTCCAAGGCCGCCGCCGCGGGTCTCGCGGGCGGCGCGAAGCGGGTCTGTCTGGTGGCGAGCGGGCGCGGTCCGACGGACCGGGACGTGGACCGGGTCGCGGGCACCATCAAGGCGATCAAGGACCAGAACGAGAACGTCGAGGTGTGCGCCTGTCTCGGGCTGCTCTCCGACGGCCAGGCCGAGCGGCTGCGCGAGGCCGGCGCGGACGCCTACAACCACAACCTCAACACGTCCGAGGCGACGTACGGCGACATCACGACGACGCACACCTACGCCGACCGCGTCGACACCGTGCAGAAGGCGCACGCGGCGGGGCTGTCGGCCTGCTCGGGTCTGATCGCGGGCATGGGCGAGTCGGACGAGGACCTGGTCGACGTGGTCTTCTCGCTGCGTGAGCTGGACCCGGACTCGGTTCCGGTCAACTTCCTGATCCCGTTCGAGGGCACGCCGCTGGCCAAGGAGTGGAACCTCACCCCGCAGCGCTGTCTGCGCATCCTGGCGATGGTCCGGTTCGTCTGCCCCGACGCCGAGGTGCGGATCGCGGGCGGCCGTGAGGTCCATCTGCGCACGATGCAGCCGCTCGCCCTGAACATCGCCAACTCGATCTTCCTCGGTGACTACCTGACGTCCGAGGGCCAGGCGGGCAAGGCCGACCTGGAGATGATCGCGGACGCCGGCTTCGAGGTGGAGGGCGCGGGCGAGGTCACGCTGCCGCAGCACCGGGCGGACGTGGCCGCCGCGGCGGGCGGATGCGGTTCGCATGCCGAGGCCGGGTGCGGTTCGCATGCCGAGGCCGGGTGCGGGACCGGCTGTGGTTCCGTGTGCGGTTCCCCTGAGCCGGCCGCCGTTCCCGAGGTCAACGAGCCGCGCACGGATCTGGTCGCCGTACGCCGTCGCGGTGCCGGGACGGATCTCGCGCCCAATGCCTGA
- a CDS encoding 8-amino-7-oxononanoate synthase yields MAFGWIDQQVRVRTRRGLVRTLRPRPADSPLLDLASNDYLGLTRHPEVVEGAARAARTWGGGSTGSRLVTGTTELHAQLERELADFCGFEAALVFSSGYAANLAAVTALAPLRSLVVSDVGNHASLIDGCRLARGTSQVVEHADPDAVRKALQTHEGPGPAVFVSDTVFSVDGDAAPLAAHAEACREYGAGLVLDDAHGLGVLGDGGRGAPHAAGLAGADDVVVTVTLSKSLGSQGGAVLGPARVIDHLVNTARTFIFDTGLAPAAAGAALSALRLLRREPERAARAREVAAELHARLTAAGHEAVRPDAAVVSVRAPSPEGAVQWAADCRAAGLSVGCFRPPSVPDGISRLRLTARADLSEAQIERAVRVIGETRP; encoded by the coding sequence ATGGCGTTCGGCTGGATCGACCAGCAGGTGCGGGTACGCACCCGCAGGGGCCTGGTGCGGACCCTGCGCCCGCGCCCCGCCGATTCGCCGCTGCTCGATCTCGCGAGCAACGACTACCTGGGGCTGACCCGTCATCCCGAGGTGGTCGAGGGGGCCGCGCGGGCCGCCCGGACCTGGGGCGGAGGCTCCACCGGATCTCGACTCGTCACCGGCACGACCGAGCTCCACGCTCAGCTGGAACGCGAGCTGGCCGATTTCTGCGGGTTCGAGGCGGCCCTCGTCTTCTCCTCCGGCTACGCGGCCAACCTCGCCGCGGTCACCGCGCTGGCCCCGCTCCGCTCGCTGGTCGTCTCCGACGTCGGCAACCACGCCTCGCTGATCGACGGCTGCCGGCTGGCCCGGGGCACCTCACAGGTGGTGGAACACGCCGACCCGGACGCCGTGCGCAAGGCGTTGCAGACACATGAGGGACCGGGCCCGGCCGTCTTCGTGTCCGACACGGTGTTCTCCGTCGACGGCGACGCCGCCCCGCTGGCCGCGCACGCCGAGGCATGCCGGGAGTACGGCGCCGGTCTGGTGCTCGACGACGCCCACGGCCTCGGCGTGCTCGGCGACGGCGGCCGAGGCGCCCCGCACGCGGCGGGGCTCGCGGGCGCCGACGACGTCGTCGTGACGGTCACGCTGTCCAAGTCGCTCGGCAGTCAGGGCGGGGCCGTGCTCGGCCCGGCCCGGGTGATCGACCACCTGGTCAACACGGCACGGACGTTCATCTTCGACACGGGGCTGGCTCCGGCGGCGGCCGGGGCCGCCCTGTCGGCGCTGCGCCTGCTGCGCCGCGAGCCCGAGCGGGCGGCCCGGGCACGCGAGGTGGCCGCCGAACTGCACGCACGCCTGACCGCCGCGGGTCACGAGGCGGTACGACCGGACGCCGCGGTGGTCTCCGTGCGCGCGCCGTCCCCGGAGGGGGCCGTGCAATGGGCGGCCGACTGCCGTGCCGCAGGCCTGTCCGTGGGCTGTTTCCGTCCTCCTTCCGTGCCCGACGGCATCTCACGGCTGCGGCTGACCGCCCGCGCGGACCTCTCCGAGGCGCAGATCGAACGCGCTGTACGGGTGATCGGTGAGACACGACCATGA
- a CDS encoding ATP-dependent Clp protease proteolytic subunit, whose protein sequence is MTRPTARHVLPEFTERTSSGSKTMDPYSKLLEERIVFLGTPVDDISANDVMAQFMHLEYQDPDRDISLYINSPGGSFSAMSAIYDTMQFVTCEVETICLGQAGSSAAVLLAAGTPGKRFALPGARMVIHQPSLSEPVEGQASDLAIRAEELGRVRDRLEEMLVRHTGRTREQVTADIERDKILTAQEALEYGLVDRIIPSRKASRPAPGTR, encoded by the coding sequence ATGACCCGACCGACCGCCCGCCATGTCCTGCCCGAGTTCACCGAACGCACGAGCTCCGGCAGCAAGACGATGGACCCGTACTCGAAGCTGCTGGAGGAGCGGATCGTCTTCCTCGGCACCCCGGTGGACGACATCTCGGCGAACGACGTGATGGCCCAGTTCATGCACCTCGAGTACCAGGACCCGGACCGGGACATCTCCCTCTACATCAACTCCCCCGGCGGCTCCTTCAGCGCCATGTCGGCGATCTACGACACGATGCAGTTCGTCACGTGCGAAGTGGAGACGATCTGCCTGGGGCAGGCCGGATCGTCCGCGGCCGTGCTGCTCGCGGCCGGCACCCCTGGCAAGCGGTTCGCGCTGCCGGGTGCCCGCATGGTGATCCACCAGCCCTCGCTGTCCGAGCCGGTGGAGGGACAGGCCAGCGATCTGGCCATCCGGGCCGAGGAGTTGGGGCGCGTCCGCGACCGACTGGAGGAGATGCTCGTCCGGCACACCGGGCGCACCCGGGAGCAAGTGACCGCGGACATCGAGCGGGACAAGATCCTCACCGCTCAAGAGGCCCTGGAATACGGCCTGGTGGATCGGATCATCCCCAGTCGCAAGGCCTCGCGCCCCGCTCCCGGCACCCGGTGA
- a CDS encoding adenosylmethionine--8-amino-7-oxononanoate transaminase: MPELPVSELLELDRRHVWHPYGPMPGRVEPLVVESASGVRLRTSAGELVDGMSSWWSAIHGYNHPVLNEAAAGQLGRMSHVMFGGLTHEPAVRLAKHLVDMSPDGLEHVFLADSGSVSVEVAAKMCLQYWRSLGRAGKQRLLTWRGGYHGDTWQPMSVCDPEGGMHDLWTGVLPRQVFADAPPAEYEESYADRLRELIERHADELAAVIVEPVVQGAGGMRFHSPAYLRVLREACDAHDVLLVFDEIATGFGRTGALFAAEHAAVTPDVMCVGKALTGGYLTMAATLCTARVADGISRGEVPVLAHGPTFMGNPLAAAVACASIELLLGQDWQSEVKRIEAGLMEGLAPARELPGVRDVRVLGAIGVVQLDHEVDMKAATEAAAREGVWLRPFRDLVYTMPPYVTGDADVARIARAVCAAAGEG; the protein is encoded by the coding sequence ATGCCTGAGCTGCCCGTGTCCGAGCTGCTGGAGCTCGACCGGCGGCATGTCTGGCATCCGTACGGGCCGATGCCCGGCCGCGTGGAACCGCTCGTCGTGGAGTCGGCGAGCGGGGTGCGGCTGCGCACCTCCGCCGGGGAGCTGGTCGACGGCATGTCGTCCTGGTGGTCGGCCATCCACGGCTACAACCACCCGGTGCTGAACGAGGCCGCCGCCGGGCAGCTCGGCCGGATGAGCCACGTGATGTTCGGCGGGCTCACCCACGAGCCCGCCGTACGCCTCGCGAAGCACCTTGTCGACATGTCGCCCGACGGGTTGGAGCATGTCTTCCTGGCCGACTCCGGGTCGGTGTCGGTCGAGGTCGCGGCGAAGATGTGCCTACAGTACTGGCGGTCGCTGGGCCGCGCGGGCAAGCAGCGCCTGCTGACCTGGCGGGGCGGCTACCACGGGGACACCTGGCAGCCGATGTCGGTGTGCGACCCCGAGGGCGGGATGCACGACCTGTGGACCGGCGTGCTCCCGCGCCAGGTGTTCGCGGACGCTCCGCCGGCCGAGTACGAGGAGTCGTACGCCGACCGGCTGCGCGAGTTGATCGAGCGGCACGCCGACGAACTGGCCGCGGTGATCGTGGAGCCGGTGGTCCAGGGGGCGGGCGGGATGCGCTTCCACTCCCCCGCCTATCTGCGGGTGCTGCGCGAGGCGTGCGACGCGCACGACGTGCTGCTGGTCTTCGACGAGATCGCGACCGGCTTCGGGCGTACGGGCGCGCTGTTCGCGGCGGAGCACGCGGCGGTGACCCCGGACGTGATGTGTGTGGGCAAGGCGCTGACCGGCGGCTACCTGACGATGGCGGCCACCTTGTGCACGGCCCGCGTGGCCGACGGCATCTCGCGTGGCGAGGTCCCGGTGCTGGCGCACGGCCCGACGTTCATGGGCAACCCGCTCGCGGCGGCCGTGGCCTGCGCGTCGATCGAGCTGCTGCTCGGGCAGGACTGGCAGTCCGAGGTCAAGCGGATCGAGGCGGGGCTGATGGAGGGCCTGGCGCCGGCGCGGGAGCTGCCGGGGGTCCGGGACGTCCGCGTCCTCGGTGCGATCGGTGTGGTCCAGCTCGATCACGAGGTGGACATGAAGGCGGCCACGGAGGCGGCCGCGCGCGAGGGCGTGTGGCTGCGGCCGTTCCGCGACCTCGTCTACACGATGCCGCCGTACGTCACGGGCGACGCGGACGTGGCACGGATCGCGCGGGCCGTGTGCGCGGCCGCGGGAGAGGGTTGA
- the bioD gene encoding dethiobiotin synthase, with the protein MSVLVITGTGTEVGKTITTAAVAAAAVAAGRSVAVLKAAQTGVRPDEPGDAQEVARLAGPVTTAELARYPEPLAPATAARRAGRAAVRPPEIAETAAKLATEHDLVLVEGAGGLLVRFDEAGGTLADAAQLLGAPVLVVATAGLGTLNATDLTARELRSRGLELAGVVIGGWPNSPDLAMRCNVTDLPEVAAAPLLGALPMGAGALAPPDFRAAAPSWLAPRLDGVWDAEVFRGREAPSERPQSSEPRREF; encoded by the coding sequence ATGTCTGTACTGGTGATCACGGGCACCGGCACGGAGGTCGGCAAGACGATCACGACCGCCGCGGTCGCCGCCGCCGCCGTCGCCGCGGGCCGGTCGGTGGCCGTGCTCAAGGCGGCCCAGACGGGCGTACGACCGGACGAGCCGGGCGACGCCCAGGAGGTCGCGCGACTCGCGGGGCCGGTGACGACGGCCGAACTCGCCCGCTACCCGGAGCCGTTGGCCCCGGCGACGGCCGCGCGCCGGGCGGGCCGCGCCGCGGTGCGCCCGCCGGAGATCGCCGAGACGGCCGCCAAACTCGCCACCGAGCACGATCTGGTGCTCGTCGAGGGCGCGGGCGGGCTGCTCGTCCGGTTCGACGAGGCGGGCGGAACGCTGGCGGACGCGGCGCAACTCCTGGGAGCGCCGGTGCTGGTGGTGGCCACGGCCGGACTGGGCACGCTCAACGCCACCGACCTGACGGCCCGTGAACTCCGCTCCCGGGGACTGGAGTTGGCGGGCGTCGTCATCGGCGGCTGGCCCAACTCACCCGATCTGGCGATGCGGTGCAATGTGACCGACCTGCCCGAGGTCGCCGCCGCGCCGCTGCTGGGGGCGCTGCCGATGGGCGCGGGCGCACTGGCACCGCCGGACTTCCGCGCGGCGGCGCCGAGTTGGCTGGCGCCGCGGCTGGACGGGGTGTGGGACGCGGAGGTGTTCCGGGGGCGGGAGGCTCCTTCGGAGCGGCCTCAGTCCTCAGAGCCCCGGAGAGAGTTCTGA
- a CDS encoding DUF397 domain-containing protein, whose translation MSALPRNVPTSTDLLDVRWLRSSYSTGANNCVETARPASGPRAGLVAVRDSKDPSGPALLFSPGSWAEFTAAF comes from the coding sequence ATGTCTGCACTGCCTCGGAACGTTCCTACCAGTACCGATCTGCTCGACGTGCGCTGGCTGCGCAGCAGTTACAGCACGGGAGCGAACAACTGTGTCGAGACCGCTCGGCCAGCGTCCGGCCCGCGGGCCGGACTCGTCGCCGTACGCGACTCCAAGGACCCGTCCGGACCCGCGCTGCTCTTCTCCCCCGGGAGCTGGGCGGAGTTCACGGCCGCGTTCTGA
- a CDS encoding type II toxin-antitoxin system Phd/YefM family antitoxin: MAYEIPVTQARAELADLINRVVYGGERVVVTRHGKPLVALVSAADLERLEELQELPEPAEEQVISAVSTVRELSSPPREPQRFGIAAHHRGTGAS, from the coding sequence ATGGCCTACGAGATTCCGGTGACGCAAGCCAGGGCTGAGCTCGCCGACCTGATCAACCGAGTGGTGTACGGCGGTGAGCGGGTCGTCGTCACGCGGCACGGCAAGCCGCTCGTCGCCCTGGTCTCCGCCGCCGATCTCGAACGGCTGGAGGAACTCCAGGAGCTTCCGGAGCCCGCCGAGGAGCAGGTGATCAGCGCGGTCTCGACCGTGCGCGAGCTGTCCTCGCCCCCCCGCGAGCCGCAGCGGTTCGGCATCGCGGCCCACCATCGGGGCACGGGCGCCTCCTAG